In Synchiropus splendidus isolate RoL2022-P1 chromosome 7, RoL_Sspl_1.0, whole genome shotgun sequence, the genomic window CGCGTGAGCCATCTTCATGGCGCTGAACTGCAGGAAGGACTTGCCCAGGGTGACTCGGCAGAACAGCATTTGTCTgcaagtgaggaggaggaggagaggagtgaggtgGTGGATGAGCAtcttcacccccccccccacaccagCTCACCTGTGACACAGGTAACAGGAGCGGTCTTTGTGCGTCGGGCAGCCTGTTCCTCCGCCGATGCCGTACACGTACTGGTTGCTCTTGGATGAGTTCTCGGCAAAGTAGATTCCGGCGCCGAACATTCCGCCGATGTAGGCGTGTCGCTCGTCAAAGCCTTTGTGGATGATGGCGTTGATGAAGGGAGAACCTGAGGATGGCAAACGACTGTACTCAGTCTCGTGTCCAAGCGGTTCCGGGGACGTGAAATACTGCAGGGTGGGTGAAACGGCGGCCgagggccaccagatggcgctcttggtttagaaaccaTGTGAGGTTTCTTGACCAgttgtttaagtccaaacatttcacagcagacagcgccacctggtggcctgaaaaccaggacactgtttgatgaaaCCTAGCTTATGGGTCGTCGGCCCGTCTGACCCAGAACTGCCACAGTGGGTTTACCGTGGAACAGCATGCGTTCGTTGTGGTGGTTGTGGTTCTCATCCGCGATCTCCTTCTGCCGATGTGTGTATCTCTCCCTCAGCTTCTTGTTCACCACCTTCTGGATCTGTAAAAGGATTCCATGGTTACCTGACCGGACCGTGCCGGGCCGGGCCGGTGATGCACCAGCTGGCTTCGCACCTTGATGATGTTGTATCGGCTGAACACTCCGCCGGCGTTGCCTCCGTCTCGGTGCTCCCTGATGGTGCTCTGCATCTGAGGCGGAGGATCACAGTGGTGAAGCGACTCTCACTCCAAACAAGTCACGAGTCCCCGTCAGACCAGCAGgacccacctcctcctcaacGGACTGGTACTCCTTGTCGTCCGGGGCCAGGTCGATCAGGACGGTGCCCTGGTTGGCGCAGTGGAATGTCAGGTACGGGTTGGCCCCTGAAACAAGAGGCAGGCATGTGAAGCTGGAGCGAGCCACCGAGCGTGACCCTGCAGAGGTCAGCTGACCTTGCTGGCCGCCCAACAGCCTCTCGATGCCCTTGATCAGCTTGTGTCTGTGGCCGTAGGCGTTAATCCCgatctccttcagctcctcgtGGCCCATGTCAGCCAGGACGTCCAGCGTGATCTGGAACCAGACATCAGAGCGAGGTGAACGCCGCTCCTCCATGCGCCGTGACCACTGCGAGCGCCGCTCACCTGCTCCCTCTCGAAGATGTCCCTCAGGTGCTCCAGACCCAGACTCTTCAGGAACTGACTGATGTTCATgtccaacatggcgactgagaCAAAACAAAGCCGGTGATGTCAAACAACTCTGGTCCCAAACCCACAGATCCCACCCCAGGACCTACGTTCTCCTTCTTTACGGTCGGCGCCTGCTGCTCCATCAGCAACTCCAGAGGAAGCGGacgcggcggcagcagcagcggcgagCTCCGTGAGCGGCCCGGCCAGATTGTCTATGCTGCTGGCGGCCGAGAGGCACGACGGCGTGGAGGCCGGCGAGATGACGGAGGCGCTGACCACGGTGGCCTGGGGCTTGAAGCAAGTGGGCAGGGCGTCTGGAGGCATGGCGTCCATCAGCAGCGCCCGGATGTCGTCGGCCTGAAGGCAGAATATTCCAGAACTGAAGTCGCGAGACGCGGCCTTGAGCCTGGCTGAGCGGGCGGTGCTTACCGTGGCCAGGTCCAGCGCGGTCTGGCCCTCCTGGTTCTTCATGGTGGGGTCGGCTCCGTGAGCCAGCAGCAGAGCGCAGAGCTGCGTCCGGCCCTTCTGAGCCGCCTCGTGAAGCGGAGTGAAGGCCCACTTGTCTGTCGCGTTCACACAGGTGTTGTACTTGATCAGCAGAGCTGCGATGTCCACGtgctgccagagggaagagtcTTTAGTCCCACACAGAGCAGGAGCCGAACTGAGCGTGTGAGTGGGCTCTTTACCCCGTAGGAGGCAGCGTTGTGCAGGGGTATCAGCCCCCCCTTGTCCTGGGCGTTGACGTCCGCGCCGTGCTCCAGCAAATACTCAGCCACCTCCAGGTTGTTGTAGCCCGCTGAGGAGGACACGGACACAGGGAGGGTGACCTCACTCATCCCTCACACGTCAGCAGAACACCTACCTGCCAGGTGGAGCGGCGTGGAGTTTCGGCCCTGTGTGTCCCTGCAGTTGATGTTCTCTGGGGAGCAGAGTTTCTGCACTCGAGCCAGGCAGCCTTTCTTTGCGGCGTCCAGCAGAGCAGCGTCGCCCCTCAGCAGGTCCTGGATGTCGGTGTCCCCGTCCTTCACCATGTCCAGCGGCATGTTGCCGTCGCGGTTCTTCTTAGACGGATCTGCTCCATGCTGCAAGACGGGTGGGACAGTTGAGAcccttcctcctcactgtcgcTGGTCACGTCCTCACCTTGAGAAGCAGCTTGCAGATTTCGTATTTGCCTTTGGCGGCGGCCTCATGAAGTGGCGTGAACTTCCACAGGTCGGCCACGTTCACCGAAGCTCCGTGTCTGACCAGCAGCTCAGCTACTTCGTAGTGACCGTAGGAACAGGCGTTGTGGAGAGGAACGAGGCCGCTGGAGGAGGAAAGAGGAATGAGGAAACGCCTGGGCGGCGGAGACGACAAGCCCTCACCCTTTGTCTTTAGCGTGGACATCTGCTCCGTGGTGCAGCAGGTACTCCACCACGGCCACGCGGTTGTAACCTGCAGCAAAGTGCAGCGGCGTGGAGTGGCGACCCTCCAGGTCTCTGCAGTTCACGTTCTGAGGGGTGCACAGTTGCTGACAGACACAGACGACGGATGAGTCAAACCAAGTGTTTCATCACTCCATAAATACACTTCAGGATGCAGTCAACTCGTGTAGTTTACCCTCAGATGTAGCTATAAATTGGACGGTGAGAGGTTTCCACATGGGCAGCCATGGAACTTACCTGCACGGTGTCCAGATCTCCAGCCTTGGCTGCCTCCAGAAACCTGTAGTCGACGTCTGAGTTGCGGGTGGGAACATTttctgatgaagaaaaaaaccccaaaggaGATGCTAAATATATTTAAACGATTAAAAAACCACATGTTGCAATAATGTCAGACGAGTCAGTAAATACCGTTGAGAATCTGCTGCACTGCTTCATTGCCCATCTGAGCTGCGGTGAATCCCTGCAGAGACACTATGGACGGGTCGGCGCCGTAGCTGAGCAGCAGCTTGCAGGTCTGGATGTGACCTGCCAGTGCCGCTCGGTGCAGGGCGGTCTGGCCCAGCGTGTCCACTGCATTcacctgaggtcagaggtcagagggtcaGCACTCCCGGCCGCCTCACGTGATACAGACAAGTGAAGAGAAAATGACCTTGGCTCCGTGCTTCTGCAGCACCTCCAGGATGTCATTGTGAGCTCGCTCAGCAGCCACGTGCAGCGGAGTCATGAAGCTGGAAAACAGAGCAGACATACGTCTTCACACCTCTCCTCTTGATatctgcagaatgcagcaaccaTTCTGTCAAGAGGACAActggcttcatcagagcgccggtgATCGGTTGTTGCGATCGGCAATGACGGGTAGTGAttggcattcacagatcactctgatatcggccgatcatgatcggtgaccgatcgctCGAAGCATCCCCGATATGTACCAATCTTGAAGACACGACTCGTATTGATGCGGTCACTTTGTGTCAGACTCACTCTTTGTTCTTCTCATTGATGTTGGCACCTTTacgcagcagcagctccgtCACCTGCTTCCTCTTGGGGTGGGGGGAGGCCACGGCGCAGTGCTGGAACACACGGCAGGAGACAGGTTAACATCTGCTAAACACTGAGGGAACTCAAGTGTCGGCGCGGCGTTCTGACCAGAGCGGTCTCATTGGTCTGAGGGTGTTTGAAGCTGATGACTTCCAGAGCCAGGGTCTTCTTCACTTTGGCCATATCAGCCTCTCGGGCTGCTTGAAGCAGCGAATGACCTTTGAATTCatctgagaagaagaagaagaagacaggcTCACCATCTGGACTTGCTGACCTCAACCTCACAAACTCACAGGTGAGTCTCTCCTTCAGCTCAGGAGTCGGAGCCATGTCCACCGCACTTTTGCTGTGACAATTGAGCAGAGTCGGGTCGGCGCCGtggctcagcagcagggagcaaACCTCCACCCGGTTTTTGGACGCCGCCTCATGGAGGGGGGTGAACTGCCACAGGTCCATGGCGTTGACACACGCACCATGCTGCAGGAAGAAGAGCACAGAATGTTATTGACATCGGCTCCAGGAAGAGTGAGAGATATGGTCCGGGCcacctgaaaaataaacacacggcAGCAGATGAAACACCAAATTCTTAAGCTTGAAAACTGGAACAAATTGGAGGCCACTCCAATGGTATCCAGAGGATGAGAACCAGAGCCtcttaagaatcactgatctgaCAGATAAATGAATCTGGAATAGATAGATAGCACAGAAGCCAGTTGGAAGAGAACAGGATACACGTCCTGTCAATGGTAAGAGACAAGTCGCAGTTTAAGACCCTCAAAATGCTACTCACTCATGAGATATTGAGGGGAAAGATGTGTAGAAAAGAACAGACTGCAACTGCTTCTATAATAATCGATAAATCTGTCCATACTTCTTTGGTTAATGGATGAATCTGATGAGAAAATCTGGAGCACTCACTTCCAACATTTTATCAAATACAGAACTGACCATAAAAAACCTCACACTTTGGTTTCAGGAAGATTTATTACCATTAAAGAACGActtattgatattattattattatattattatatcataGTATATCAGTAACTCATCATCATAAAGTACTCATTTGTGTCTTGTTAAGCCGACTACATTTTACCCAGGAAAAAATATTTAAGTGCATTAACAGGTTGGTCCTCGAAGTGGAGATTTGGCGATTTTTGTCCATCCAACTCCCTTACAgtttcctgacttcacagcaacagaTCCTCATACAGTGTCAAACCCACAGCATCAACACCGTCGCATCATAATTCAGTATTTCTTTAGAGTTAAAGAATAAGAGGGAGACTCACTTTCAGCAGAAGCTCTGTGACCTCGAAGTGTCCGTAGGAGCAGGCGTTATGAAGCGGGACCAGGCCACTGCAGAAGGGACACAGTCAACAGCACATCCCCAGcagctcacctcctcctcctcctcctcctcctccgaggaCCATATCTCACCCCTTATCCTTGGCGTGGACGTCGGCTccatgctgcagcagcagctgaactaTTCGCACGCGGTTGTAGCCGGCGGCCAGGTGGAGCGGCGTGGACTGCAAGACAGGGACTGTGGTTAGGCCTTGGTGAGACCAAGACGCTGGCGCGGGGGGCGGGTGGGGGCCGTGGGAGCCAAGCGGCAGATTAGAGCCAGAAGCGGCGTGATTGTGCGGCTCGGTGAGCAGCAGATGATTATCATGGTGTCGATTGAGGGGAGTCCCACAATGAGTATGTCAGGTGACTAGAGCGGGACACAGGAAGTCCATCTGATAAGATCGCGACCATTGAGAGCAGGGATTGAAAAGCCATTCAGTGCAGACTATTTGGGGGTTTGATGACCAGCGCTTCACAGGCAGCAGAGTTGGGTGTCGATGGCATCGCCCTGGCGTCTACACTCCACATATTTTCCTTAGCAAATCGTATTATTCGGGAGAAATCACTGATATTGTCTGGAATTTCTACGACAGTGGAATCTGCTTGTACAAACGCACCCTTTAGATAATAAaagtttcaataaggtgatataaaaacttgagcGTAGCCACCATCGGGATtcattgtgctactgtcaaactgataatattttgttcatattcattccaattgaaacatgtggcttcttgtggcaaatattcttaaactgaAACTAATTGAGATTAATGAATCACAAATTGTCTAACAAATTAGATTAAtcttttaaatcgaatcccagccctgaaaaaaacacaagccaTTTGGCCTTGTTCTTCACTTCAAAGACTCACATCCCATGATTCACTTTTTCAGAAAGATTGGTCACTAACAAAAGTTTTTTGTCATTCAAGAAAGTAATATTCAGGAAATATTTAACCTAATCTCTCACTTTCTAATGTCGCATCTTTTTCATTTTGGCATCACTGCAAAAAGTTGTCTTGTGGCATCACATCTGAAATCTATTTATCTACAGCTATTGCAACCCTATGTTTTGAAAGCCCCCCCTTCACTGCCAAAGCACAGGGAAGAACCCTgcacttgaacacacacacatataaccaaatataaaaatactgtATTCTACCAGAATAACTAGTTAGAATGGcagtgtttttcatcacactaatACTCGCGCGACGTTTTACTAGTGGTTTACAATGCGGTGTGTTATTTCACGGGCCATGGCTCGTTTCACCAGCTCATTTGTCCTGAGAAAAGTTAACACTTCGACAGTCTCTGGAGGCCGTTCTTAAAATGTTTGTCACGAAGATGAGTCAAAGTCGCTACCATGAATTTCACATGTACTTTAGAAGCTCATGAGCTAAACTACTCTTTGACCTGATGCAATCGAATCCCAACCATAAGAGCATGCAACAAAGCCACTGTCGCAGTGCTGAAGCATCAACACAGGCCGATAAAAGGTCAAATATCTTGGAgccaaaaattaaaaaaaaaaattaaataagcaaagctgttaataacattttaaaaaggagAACTGTCATTTTTACAACAAATCATTTTCAATAAATTTCCATGCAGTGATGGTTAAGAGAAGCGTGGGATGAAACAAGCAGAGTCACTGCGGTGGGGCGACAAAGCACAACGTCATCATGTTCATTCATGACTGCCACTGAATGTGAGAGGGCACAGGCGCCTGATCTGCTGGCCATGATGCTGACAGGCAGGCAGAGGCCTCCATGCATGAGTGACCGTCAAACCATGAGCTCGGTGGGGGAAATGAAGCAACCAAATCAGATGACTCAAGTGTGGGTGAGTGGAGAGGTGAGAAACGGAAGCAAGCAGTGGACGCTCGAGTATCTCCAGATGGGAGAAAGATGAAGTCTTTATCATGACACCAACCCAACACACTCACatgccacagacacacatccacacacagagGAGCATCAGGGCAGGATACATGAGTGACCCGAACACCCAGGTCCACAATGTGCAATTAACATGTGACAGCCAGCTTATTGGTCAAatgataaaattaaattaaaaaaaacaatggattaaaataaaaatttgaatcACATCAGTGCATCAATCAAGTGGCTGTTATCAAGATCAACTTACCAGCATTTTTTGGGATGTAGACTGATCGAGAAAAGTGGCCAGAGTCACACGGAAAACAAAacgaaaaataaaattacaaaatgGCAGTTGGTGTTgacattatttctttctttcctccgcGCTCACACTAGTGACACACAAGTCGCCGTCGCCCCCCGACCATGAACCACCGAGGTTCATCTGTCCGAGTGTCAAAGTCTCTGTGGCACCAGCGCCAGTGGAGCATCTATGTCAGTGGGAGTCGGCTCTCCTCCACACAAACTTCATAATGCAAGTAGTTactgtttgtaaaaacaacaattaaaatgttgagaaaCGAAGAAGCAACTAAAATGTGCTTTTGTCCACTGATGAAAGAGGACATTGTAATCACTCTTTAGTTTGAGTTTAACTTTGATTTGATATTTAATACAGAGGGATAACATTAGTCTTATGTGGCCGTTGACCTTGCACCTCAACAGTGATACTGTGGATTACTGTGGCAATGCTGTGCACTTGCATATGTGACGGCTTCAATGTTCATCTACACGTCAGTTTGGTTTGATGTTTAATTCTGTTGGGCAAACTATTTCCTCACCCGTGAAGAgttaaaaaaaggaggaaaacatAAAACACTTATTTAAATCCTGAagttaagaaggaaaataaataactggCTGAatgttataaaaataaatacccgATCCCTAAAGCCAGATTTTGCTTGCTATTATTGCCTCTTCGCTTTTCTCCCAGCAGCAACTGACAGCAACACTCGAGAGAGAGGGTGGCCAAACTTATTGGCACGACTGTGGTAATGGCTCTACTGAGCACCACAGTCCAGCTCTTTCCTGCTCAACCTTGCAATAAGACACGGTGTGCTAACAACGAACGAGTGGAGACGACCTGAGACGTCAGCTCCACTAAGCACAGCAAGAACTTGTTTAACTAAATAGATCCTGAGTCAGAGGGACGGTTTGACAACCTCACCATCTCAGATCAGTCAGAACACTCAGTCAGGCCCACCCCATCAGATTAAGCTAATGGCTGGTTGAAATGATCGCATAAATATTTCAACTGTGGTGCGGCATATTGTTTACTCATTTCCTGTCTGGAAGATTTATTATTGCTTTggtgtttgagaaaaaaaactaactTTTTGTCTGTCTGGATGGCAAAAGTGGTTGAAAATCTGCAAATACATTACTTAGTTTCAAAAGATTGTTAACGGTAACATTTGCATGATTGAATATTAACAATATCAATGAAGATCCCCTTTGACTAACAGCTCTTTAACGCGCATAagggaagacaaaaaaagaaaaacgtgtGATGTAACGTGTGAAGTGTTGCAGAGCAACGGCTGTCAGGTCAAGTCAGTCTAACAAAGGCGGGAGCCTTCCATGACTGACAGTCTTATTGTCTCCAGAGCAGCTACATCATATTCCACAGTCGCTGAGGTTGTCAAGGCCACACTGTTACAGTacagaaaaaagtcatttaaagccCTCAACGGTGGCGAGGAACGGTTCACCTGCTCAAAATGAAAAGGAA contains:
- the tnksb gene encoding tankyrase, TRF1-interacting ankyrin-related ADP-ribose polymerase b isoform X2, translating into MAASRRSSQQQQQQNTLQSPPRSSSLSGAPPAAPPMALLTSAVGPPEITERECSGGTEPALASPDLPAPALASSASSTTSTSSPGSGASSPADAIGGIGGAFRELFEACRNGDVSRVKRLVDSVNVNAKDMAGRKSTPLHFAAGFGRKDVVEHLLQTGANVHARDDGGLIPLHNACSFGHAEVVSLLLCQGADPNARDNWNYTPLHEAAIKGKIDVCIVLLQHGADPNIRNTDGKSALDLADPSAKAVLTGEYKKDELLEAARSGNEDKLMALLTPLNVNCHASDGRKSTPLHLAAGYNRVRIVQLLLQHGADVHAKDKGGLVPLHNACSYGHFEVTELLLKHGACVNAMDLWQFTPLHEAASKNRVEVCSLLLSHGADPTLLNCHSKSAVDMAPTPELKERLTYEFKGHSLLQAAREADMAKVKKTLALEVISFKHPQTNETALHCAVASPHPKRKQVTELLLRKGANINEKNKDFMTPLHVAAERAHNDILEVLQKHGAKVNAVDTLGQTALHRAALAGHIQTCKLLLSYGADPSIVSLQGFTAAQMGNEAVQQILNENVPTRNSDVDYRFLEAAKAGDLDTVQQLCTPQNVNCRDLEGRHSTPLHFAAGYNRVAVVEYLLHHGADVHAKDKGGLVPLHNACSYGHYEVAELLVRHGASVNVADLWKFTPLHEAAAKGKYEICKLLLKHGADPSKKNRDGNMPLDMVKDGDTDIQDLLRGDAALLDAAKKGCLARVQKLCSPENINCRDTQGRNSTPLHLAAGYNNLEVAEYLLEHGADVNAQDKGGLIPLHNAASYGHVDIAALLIKYNTCVNATDKWAFTPLHEAAQKGRTQLCALLLAHGADPTMKNQEGQTALDLATADDIRALLMDAMPPDALPTCFKPQATVVSASVISPASTPSCLSAASSIDNLAGPLTELAAAAAAASASSGVADGAAGADRKEGELAMLDMNISQFLKSLGLEHLRDIFEREQITLDVLADMGHEELKEIGINAYGHRHKLIKGIERLLGGQQGANPYLTFHCANQGTVLIDLAPDDKEYQSVEEEMQSTIREHRDGGNAGGVFSRYNIIKIQKVVNKKLRERYTHRQKEIADENHNHHNERMLFHGSPFINAIIHKGFDERHAYIGGMFGAGIYFAENSSKSNQYVYGIGGGTGCPTHKDRSCYLCHRQMLFCRVTLGKSFLQFSAMKMAHAPPGHHSVIGRPSVNGLAYAEYVIYRGEQAFPEYLITYQILKPESVAQSAAGAEQKS
- the tnksb gene encoding tankyrase, TRF1-interacting ankyrin-related ADP-ribose polymerase b isoform X1, with amino-acid sequence MAASRRSSQQQQQQNTLQSPPRSSSLSGAPPAAPPMALLTSAVGPPEITERECSGGTEPALASPDLPAPALASSASSTTSTSSPGSGASSPADAIGGIGGAFRELFEACRNGDVSRVKRLVDSVNVNAKDMAGRKSTPLHFAAGFGRKDVVEHLLQTGANVHARDDGGLIPLHNACSFGHAEVVSLLLCQGADPNARDNWNYTPLHEAAIKGKIDVCIVLLQHGADPNIRNTDGKSALDLADPSAKAVLTGEYKKDELLEAARSGNEDKLMALLTPLNVNCHASDGRKSTSQKMLSTPLHLAAGYNRVRIVQLLLQHGADVHAKDKGGLVPLHNACSYGHFEVTELLLKHGACVNAMDLWQFTPLHEAASKNRVEVCSLLLSHGADPTLLNCHSKSAVDMAPTPELKERLTYEFKGHSLLQAAREADMAKVKKTLALEVISFKHPQTNETALHCAVASPHPKRKQVTELLLRKGANINEKNKDFMTPLHVAAERAHNDILEVLQKHGAKVNAVDTLGQTALHRAALAGHIQTCKLLLSYGADPSIVSLQGFTAAQMGNEAVQQILNENVPTRNSDVDYRFLEAAKAGDLDTVQQLCTPQNVNCRDLEGRHSTPLHFAAGYNRVAVVEYLLHHGADVHAKDKGGLVPLHNACSYGHYEVAELLVRHGASVNVADLWKFTPLHEAAAKGKYEICKLLLKHGADPSKKNRDGNMPLDMVKDGDTDIQDLLRGDAALLDAAKKGCLARVQKLCSPENINCRDTQGRNSTPLHLAAGYNNLEVAEYLLEHGADVNAQDKGGLIPLHNAASYGHVDIAALLIKYNTCVNATDKWAFTPLHEAAQKGRTQLCALLLAHGADPTMKNQEGQTALDLATADDIRALLMDAMPPDALPTCFKPQATVVSASVISPASTPSCLSAASSIDNLAGPLTELAAAAAAASASSGVADGAAGADRKEGELAMLDMNISQFLKSLGLEHLRDIFEREQITLDVLADMGHEELKEIGINAYGHRHKLIKGIERLLGGQQGANPYLTFHCANQGTVLIDLAPDDKEYQSVEEEMQSTIREHRDGGNAGGVFSRYNIIKIQKVVNKKLRERYTHRQKEIADENHNHHNERMLFHGSPFINAIIHKGFDERHAYIGGMFGAGIYFAENSSKSNQYVYGIGGGTGCPTHKDRSCYLCHRQMLFCRVTLGKSFLQFSAMKMAHAPPGHHSVIGRPSVNGLAYAEYVIYRGEQAFPEYLITYQILKPESVAQSAAGAEQKS